One Atribacterota bacterium DNA segment encodes these proteins:
- a CDS encoding DUF3883 domain-containing protein — translation KLGKNEKGEEMIVPDTDSKLVVYFPTEKVTYLNFLIQGPYITTSSRENIPLEDKQNKKLLGEHAKLIAESLSIIRDLGFLNINFLDLLPIHPDNKDKEIVYSVIFDKVKERLLNEKLLPTTDSIYAKASEVLLARGKDLPDLLDQKDLQRLFSKKYWLDINITYDKTRELRDYIINELKVEEVDFESFARKINVDFLQPKSDRWMIDLYSRLLDQKSLWIENRFNQPGILRNKPIIRLKNGEHIVPFNDNGDPQVYLPTGDKTNYKTVKKNLLENDLSLKFLEELGLKKPDLFAEVREFILPKYQKENPEKDGDYYRDFEKLIKVYENEEIPENKKREFLNELSNLSLIISSKNNGEEICLKKPTEIYFSNDDLINYFKEYADVYFVNSLLYKNFDKHKLEVFLRRLGVEDKPRRIEIKANLSDEKKRELRSRRYGGRYVGWTRDISEKDYKYEGLENCFEQFSFEKSMLLWTFLLKNIESLESYEAKRFFEGEYRWKYRYDYTEIFDAKFLKLLQQKKWLIDKNDICRKPSDITVLELPEEYIKKSTNIDLLKEKLGFKPDIYDQLPEEWKNKLEIIKEISAEDLKMLIVKQKKKDLPKAEGESTNWNPEYKPGEIDVPIKEFKPDRIITPDRGGQSYMLEINTSGGLKGTEETNNVKDIPEVINHDDVKKIGEYGEEIVYHALLSEYKEKGTVAETGFGFKVVNKINEELEIFWLNKLSNIGKGYDFVTKKNRKEIEYIEVKTKIHEDNELIQVTGPQWEFARKLYERREGEKYFIYLVTNAGKSNVSIKKIRNPIKLWKEGRLYAHPINLSL, via the coding sequence AAATTGGGCAAAAATGAAAAAGGTGAAGAGATGATTGTTCCAGATACTGATTCAAAGTTAGTCGTTTATTTCCCTACGGAGAAAGTTACCTATTTAAATTTTCTTATTCAAGGTCCATACATAACCACATCAAGCCGTGAAAATATTCCGTTAGAAGACAAGCAAAATAAAAAGCTATTAGGGGAACATGCGAAACTCATTGCTGAGAGTCTATCCATTATTAGAGATTTAGGTTTTTTGAATATAAATTTTTTGGACCTTTTACCGATACATCCAGATAATAAAGACAAAGAGATAGTTTATTCAGTAATATTCGATAAAGTCAAAGAAAGGCTTTTAAATGAAAAATTGTTGCCTACAACTGATAGTATCTACGCAAAAGCCAGTGAGGTTTTATTAGCCAGAGGGAAAGACCTGCCTGATTTATTAGATCAAAAAGATCTTCAAAGATTATTTTCTAAGAAATACTGGTTAGATATCAACATAACTTATGATAAAACCAGAGAATTAAGGGATTATATTATCAATGAACTTAAAGTTGAAGAAGTTGATTTTGAGAGTTTTGCCAGAAAAATAAATGTTGATTTTTTGCAGCCCAAGTCTGACAGGTGGATGATTGATTTATATAGTAGATTATTAGATCAAAAGTCACTTTGGATTGAAAATAGATTCAACCAACCAGGTATTTTGAGGAATAAACCAATAATAAGACTGAAAAATGGTGAACACATAGTTCCTTTTAATGATAATGGAGACCCTCAGGTTTATTTGCCCACAGGAGATAAAACAAATTATAAAACCGTTAAGAAGAATCTCTTAGAAAACGATCTTTCTCTAAAGTTTTTAGAAGAATTAGGATTGAAAAAACCGGACCTTTTTGCTGAGGTCAGAGAATTTATATTGCCTAAATATCAGAAAGAAAACCCTGAGAAAGATGGAGATTATTATAGAGATTTTGAGAAACTTATAAAAGTTTATGAAAATGAGGAAATACCTGAAAACAAGAAAAGAGAGTTTTTAAATGAATTATCTAACTTATCCCTAATTATCTCTTCTAAGAATAATGGAGAAGAAATTTGCCTCAAGAAGCCAACAGAAATATATTTTAGCAATGATGATCTAATAAATTATTTTAAGGAATACGCAGATGTATACTTTGTTAATAGTCTCCTTTACAAGAATTTTGACAAGCATAAACTGGAAGTGTTTCTCAGAAGATTAGGAGTTGAAGATAAACCAAGGAGAATTGAAATCAAGGCCAATCTATCTGATGAAAAGAAAAGAGAGTTACGATCGAGAAGATATGGAGGTAGATATGTTGGTTGGACGAGGGATATTTCTGAAAAGGATTATAAATATGAAGGATTGGAAAATTGCTTTGAACAATTTTCTTTTGAGAAATCAATGTTACTTTGGACATTTTTGCTTAAAAATATTGAATCTCTAGAAAGCTATGAGGCTAAAAGATTTTTTGAGGGAGAGTATCGTTGGAAATACCGTTATGATTATACAGAAATATTTGATGCTAAATTCTTAAAACTATTACAACAAAAAAAATGGTTAATTGACAAGAATGACATATGTAGAAAGCCATCAGATATTACTGTTCTAGAATTACCTGAAGAATATATAAAGAAAAGTACCAACATTGATCTCTTAAAAGAAAAACTCGGATTCAAACCAGATATATATGATCAGCTGCCAGAAGAGTGGAAAAATAAGTTGGAGATTATAAAAGAAATTTCTGCTGAAGACCTCAAAATGCTTATTGTCAAACAAAAAAAGAAAGATTTACCAAAAGCAGAAGGAGAAAGTACCAATTGGAATCCAGAATATAAGCCCGGAGAGATTGATGTTCCTATTAAAGAGTTTAAACCAGATAGAATTATAACTCCTGACCGGGGTGGACAGAGTTATATGCTAGAAATAAACACTAGTGGAGGTTTAAAAGGCACGGAAGAAACCAATAACGTGAAAGATATTCCTGAAGTGATAAATCATGACGATGTAAAGAAAATAGGAGAGTATGGTGAGGAGATAGTTTATCATGCTTTATTAAGTGAGTATAAAGAGAAAGGCACTGTTGCTGAAACAGGTTTTGGATTTAAAGTAGTAAATAAAATCAATGAAGAGCTGGAAATATTTTGGTTAAATAAACTTAGCAACATCGGTAAAGGCTATGATTTTGTGACAAAGAAAAATAGAAAAGAAATTGAATATATTGAAGTAAAAACAAAGATACATGAAGACAATGAACTGATACAGGTTACCGGGCCTCAATGGGAATTTGCTAGGAAGTTATACGAACGAAGAGAGGGAGAAAAATATTTTATATATTTAGTCACCAATGCTGGAAAATCAAATGTTAGCATAAAAAAAATCAGAAATCCGATTAAGCTTTGGAAAGAGGGAAGACTTTATGCACATCCAATTAACTTAAGTCTATGA